One window of the Esox lucius isolate fEsoLuc1 chromosome 8, fEsoLuc1.pri, whole genome shotgun sequence genome contains the following:
- the lnx1 gene encoding E3 ubiquitin-protein ligase LNX isoform X5 → MKALLLLVLPWLSPANYTDNVGNLHILYSELKRRSQEGDCTDSTSELTIATLPGDGPASAAVALLSDEPGLVNPAFDPSMEDNSQSGSTTSLAARSSTKKSEFRNYDRTSVRCRSFRRLNRAFSVLRRTKSGTSVSNETAEERDNARNASVPQEVLALPQLHHLIPDGEVTSIKINRDPSEPLAISIVGGNETPLVRILIQDIYREGVIARDGRLLPGDMILKVNGIDISNVAHCYALATLKQPCQLLRLTVLREQHHRYRSHAHSHHGHPHDAAGGYPSRGLPPPRDDSVHVVLSKSTPEEQLGIKLVRRPDEHGVFIFHLLEGGLAARDGQLSVNDRVLAINGHDLRYGAPEHAALLIQASEERVHFVVSRQICLPTPDILQEAPWGMDGPPPYSPVDLEHTLLDSCEKPACYEKTVTLSKEPHDSLGMTVAGGMSSRGWDLPVYVTNVDPSGVVGQEGSIRKGDILLNVNGVDLTGVTRGEAVANLKNTISPVVLKVLEMRHPEESQLECPSPTCLAPSPGDSTKQSLATLPNSDDYSPLWVSWLQLPRHLYCCKDIVLRRSTSGSLGFSIVGGQEEVNCNQSFFIRSIVEGTPAYNDGRIRCGDILLEVNGKSTWGMTHTALVRLLKELRGKITLTIVSWPGSLL, encoded by the exons GAAGCGCCGTTCCCAGGAGGGTGATTGCACGGACAGCACGTCAGAACTCACCATTGCCACCCTGCCTGGCGATGGCCCCGCCTCCGCTGCTGTCGCTCTCCTGTCAGACGAGCCCGGCCTCGTCAACCCCGCCTTTGACCCCAGCATGGAggacaacagccaatcaggcaGTACCACCAGTTTGGCAGCTCGCAGCAGCACCAAgaagagtgagt TCCGAAACTACGACCGTACATCAGTCCGGTGCCGCTCCTTCAGGCGGTTGAACCGTGCGTTCAGTGTGCTGCGAAGGACCAAGAGTGGGACCTCAGTGTCCAATGAGACCGCAGAGGAACGAGACAATGCCAGGAACGCCAGCGTGCCCCAGGAAg TGCTGGCTCTACCCCAGCTCCACCACCTGATCCCTGATGGTGAGGTCACCAGTATTAAAATCAACCGTGATCCCTCTGAGCCCCTGGCCATCAGCATCGTGGGGGGCAACGAGACCCCCCTGGTGCGTATCCTTATCCAGGACATCTACAGGGAGGGGGTTATCGCCCGGGACGGACGACTGCTGCCCGGGGACATGATCCTCAag GTGAACGGCATAGACATCAGTAACGTGGCCCACTGCTACGCCCTGGCCACCCTCAAGCAGCCCTGCCAGCTGCTCCGGCTCACCGTCCTCCGGGAGCAGCACCACCGCTACCGCTCGCACGCCCACAGCCACCACGGGCACCCCCACGACGCTGCCGGAGGCTACccgtcccgcggcctgcccccgCCGAGGGACGACAGCGTCCACGTGGTCCTGTCCAAAAGCACCCCGGAAGAGCAGCTGGGCATCAAGCTGGTGAGGCGGCCAGACGAGCACGGCGTCTTCATCTTCCACCTGCTAGAGGGCGGGCTGGCAGCGCGCGACGGTCAGCTCAGCGTCAACGACCGCGTCCTTGCCATCAACGGGCACGACCTGCGTTACGGAGCGCCCGAACACGCCGCGTTACTGATCCAG GCAAGTGAAGAGCGGGTCCACTTCGTTGTGTCGCGTCAGATCTGCTTACCCACCCCCGACATACTGCAGGAGGCCCCCTGGGGAATGGACGGCCCCCCGCCATACTCGCCCGTGGACCTGGAGCACACGTTGCTG GACTCGTGTGAGAAGCCGGCGTGTTATGAGAAGACCGTGACCCTGTCCAAGGAGCCCCATGACTCTCTTGGCATGACGGTGGCAGGGGGCATGTCGTCCCGCGGCTGGGACCTCCCGGTCTACGTCACCAACGTTGATCCCAGCGGAGTGGTGGGGCAGGAAGGATCCATCCGCAAAg GTGACATCCTGCTCAACGTGAACGGAGTGGACCTCACTGGGGTGACGCGGGGCGAGGCTGTGGCCAACCTGAAGAACACCATCTCCCCTGTGGTGCTCAAGGTCCTGGAGATGAGGCACCCGGAGGAGAGCCAGCTGGAGTGCCCCTCGCCCACCTGCCTCGCGCCGTCGCCCGGCGACAGCACCAAGCAGAGCCTCGCCACGCTGCCAAACAGCGATGACTACTCCCCACTGTGGGTGTCATGGCTGCAGCTGCCCAG GCACCTGTACTGCTGCAAAGACATTGTGCTGCGCCGGAGCACCTCAGGCAGCCTGGGCTTCAGCATCGTGGGGGGGCAGGAAGAGGTCAACTGCAATCAGTCCTTCTTCATCCGCTCCATCGTGGAGGGCACACCGGCCTACAACGACGGCAGGATAAG gTGTGGGGACATTCTGCTGGAGGTGAATGGGAAGAGTACGTGGGGGAtgacacacacagccctggtgCGTCTGCTTAAGGAGCTACGAGGCAAAATCACCCTGACTATCGTGTCCTGGCCCGGCAGTCTGCTGTAG
- the lnx1 gene encoding E3 ubiquitin-protein ligase LNX isoform X6: MPIWPSRPALPRCKGASHYGLSADRKRRSQEGDCTDSTSELTIATLPGDGPASAAVALLSDEPGLVNPAFDPSMEDNSQSGSTTSLAARSSTKKSEFRNYDRTSVRCRSFRRLNRAFSVLRRTKSGTSVSNETAEERDNARNASVPQEVLALPQLHHLIPDGEVTSIKINRDPSEPLAISIVGGNETPLVRILIQDIYREGVIARDGRLLPGDMILKVNGIDISNVAHCYALATLKQPCQLLRLTVLREQHHRYRSHAHSHHGHPHDAAGGYPSRGLPPPRDDSVHVVLSKSTPEEQLGIKLVRRPDEHGVFIFHLLEGGLAARDGQLSVNDRVLAINGHDLRYGAPEHAALLIQASEERVHFVVSRQICLPTPDILQEAPWGMDGPPPYSPVDLEHTLLDSCEKPACYEKTVTLSKEPHDSLGMTVAGGMSSRGWDLPVYVTNVDPSGVVGQEGSIRKGDILLNVNGVDLTGVTRGEAVANLKNTISPVVLKVLEMRHPEESQLECPSPTCLAPSPGDSTKQSLATLPNSDDYSPLWVSWLQLPRHLYCCKDIVLRRSTSGSLGFSIVGGQEEVNCNQSFFIRSIVEGTPAYNDGRIRCGDILLEVNGKSTWGMTHTALVRLLKELRGKITLTIVSWPGSLL; the protein is encoded by the exons GTGTAAAGGGGCATCTCACTATGGCTTATCTGCCGACAGGAAGCGCCGTTCCCAGGAGGGTGATTGCACGGACAGCACGTCAGAACTCACCATTGCCACCCTGCCTGGCGATGGCCCCGCCTCCGCTGCTGTCGCTCTCCTGTCAGACGAGCCCGGCCTCGTCAACCCCGCCTTTGACCCCAGCATGGAggacaacagccaatcaggcaGTACCACCAGTTTGGCAGCTCGCAGCAGCACCAAgaagagtgagt TCCGAAACTACGACCGTACATCAGTCCGGTGCCGCTCCTTCAGGCGGTTGAACCGTGCGTTCAGTGTGCTGCGAAGGACCAAGAGTGGGACCTCAGTGTCCAATGAGACCGCAGAGGAACGAGACAATGCCAGGAACGCCAGCGTGCCCCAGGAAg TGCTGGCTCTACCCCAGCTCCACCACCTGATCCCTGATGGTGAGGTCACCAGTATTAAAATCAACCGTGATCCCTCTGAGCCCCTGGCCATCAGCATCGTGGGGGGCAACGAGACCCCCCTGGTGCGTATCCTTATCCAGGACATCTACAGGGAGGGGGTTATCGCCCGGGACGGACGACTGCTGCCCGGGGACATGATCCTCAag GTGAACGGCATAGACATCAGTAACGTGGCCCACTGCTACGCCCTGGCCACCCTCAAGCAGCCCTGCCAGCTGCTCCGGCTCACCGTCCTCCGGGAGCAGCACCACCGCTACCGCTCGCACGCCCACAGCCACCACGGGCACCCCCACGACGCTGCCGGAGGCTACccgtcccgcggcctgcccccgCCGAGGGACGACAGCGTCCACGTGGTCCTGTCCAAAAGCACCCCGGAAGAGCAGCTGGGCATCAAGCTGGTGAGGCGGCCAGACGAGCACGGCGTCTTCATCTTCCACCTGCTAGAGGGCGGGCTGGCAGCGCGCGACGGTCAGCTCAGCGTCAACGACCGCGTCCTTGCCATCAACGGGCACGACCTGCGTTACGGAGCGCCCGAACACGCCGCGTTACTGATCCAG GCAAGTGAAGAGCGGGTCCACTTCGTTGTGTCGCGTCAGATCTGCTTACCCACCCCCGACATACTGCAGGAGGCCCCCTGGGGAATGGACGGCCCCCCGCCATACTCGCCCGTGGACCTGGAGCACACGTTGCTG GACTCGTGTGAGAAGCCGGCGTGTTATGAGAAGACCGTGACCCTGTCCAAGGAGCCCCATGACTCTCTTGGCATGACGGTGGCAGGGGGCATGTCGTCCCGCGGCTGGGACCTCCCGGTCTACGTCACCAACGTTGATCCCAGCGGAGTGGTGGGGCAGGAAGGATCCATCCGCAAAg GTGACATCCTGCTCAACGTGAACGGAGTGGACCTCACTGGGGTGACGCGGGGCGAGGCTGTGGCCAACCTGAAGAACACCATCTCCCCTGTGGTGCTCAAGGTCCTGGAGATGAGGCACCCGGAGGAGAGCCAGCTGGAGTGCCCCTCGCCCACCTGCCTCGCGCCGTCGCCCGGCGACAGCACCAAGCAGAGCCTCGCCACGCTGCCAAACAGCGATGACTACTCCCCACTGTGGGTGTCATGGCTGCAGCTGCCCAG GCACCTGTACTGCTGCAAAGACATTGTGCTGCGCCGGAGCACCTCAGGCAGCCTGGGCTTCAGCATCGTGGGGGGGCAGGAAGAGGTCAACTGCAATCAGTCCTTCTTCATCCGCTCCATCGTGGAGGGCACACCGGCCTACAACGACGGCAGGATAAG gTGTGGGGACATTCTGCTGGAGGTGAATGGGAAGAGTACGTGGGGGAtgacacacacagccctggtgCGTCTGCTTAAGGAGCTACGAGGCAAAATCACCCTGACTATCGTGTCCTGGCCCGGCAGTCTGCTGTAG
- the lnx1 gene encoding E3 ubiquitin-protein ligase LNX isoform X4: MKALLLLVLPWLSPANYTDNVGNLHILYSELCKGASHYGLSADRKRRSQEGDCTDSTSELTIATLPGDGPASAAVALLSDEPGLVNPAFDPSMEDNSQSGSTTSLAARSSTKKIRNYDRTSVRCRSFRRLNRAFSVLRRTKSGTSVSNETAEERDNARNASVPQEVLALPQLHHLIPDGEVTSIKINRDPSEPLAISIVGGNETPLVRILIQDIYREGVIARDGRLLPGDMILKVNGIDISNVAHCYALATLKQPCQLLRLTVLREQHHRYRSHAHSHHGHPHDAAGGYPSRGLPPPRDDSVHVVLSKSTPEEQLGIKLVRRPDEHGVFIFHLLEGGLAARDGQLSVNDRVLAINGHDLRYGAPEHAALLIQASEERVHFVVSRQICLPTPDILQEAPWGMDGPPPYSPVDLEHTLLDSCEKPACYEKTVTLSKEPHDSLGMTVAGGMSSRGWDLPVYVTNVDPSGVVGQEGSIRKGDILLNVNGVDLTGVTRGEAVANLKNTISPVVLKVLEMRHPEESQLECPSPTCLAPSPGDSTKQSLATLPNSDDYSPLWVSWLQLPRHLYCCKDIVLRRSTSGSLGFSIVGGQEEVNCNQSFFIRSIVEGTPAYNDGRIRCGDILLEVNGKSTWGMTHTALVRLLKELRGKITLTIVSWPGSLL, encoded by the exons GTGTAAAGGGGCATCTCACTATGGCTTATCTGCCGACAGGAAGCGCCGTTCCCAGGAGGGTGATTGCACGGACAGCACGTCAGAACTCACCATTGCCACCCTGCCTGGCGATGGCCCCGCCTCCGCTGCTGTCGCTCTCCTGTCAGACGAGCCCGGCCTCGTCAACCCCGCCTTTGACCCCAGCATGGAggacaacagccaatcaggcaGTACCACCAGTTTGGCAGCTCGCAGCAGCACCAAgaaga TCCGAAACTACGACCGTACATCAGTCCGGTGCCGCTCCTTCAGGCGGTTGAACCGTGCGTTCAGTGTGCTGCGAAGGACCAAGAGTGGGACCTCAGTGTCCAATGAGACCGCAGAGGAACGAGACAATGCCAGGAACGCCAGCGTGCCCCAGGAAg TGCTGGCTCTACCCCAGCTCCACCACCTGATCCCTGATGGTGAGGTCACCAGTATTAAAATCAACCGTGATCCCTCTGAGCCCCTGGCCATCAGCATCGTGGGGGGCAACGAGACCCCCCTGGTGCGTATCCTTATCCAGGACATCTACAGGGAGGGGGTTATCGCCCGGGACGGACGACTGCTGCCCGGGGACATGATCCTCAag GTGAACGGCATAGACATCAGTAACGTGGCCCACTGCTACGCCCTGGCCACCCTCAAGCAGCCCTGCCAGCTGCTCCGGCTCACCGTCCTCCGGGAGCAGCACCACCGCTACCGCTCGCACGCCCACAGCCACCACGGGCACCCCCACGACGCTGCCGGAGGCTACccgtcccgcggcctgcccccgCCGAGGGACGACAGCGTCCACGTGGTCCTGTCCAAAAGCACCCCGGAAGAGCAGCTGGGCATCAAGCTGGTGAGGCGGCCAGACGAGCACGGCGTCTTCATCTTCCACCTGCTAGAGGGCGGGCTGGCAGCGCGCGACGGTCAGCTCAGCGTCAACGACCGCGTCCTTGCCATCAACGGGCACGACCTGCGTTACGGAGCGCCCGAACACGCCGCGTTACTGATCCAG GCAAGTGAAGAGCGGGTCCACTTCGTTGTGTCGCGTCAGATCTGCTTACCCACCCCCGACATACTGCAGGAGGCCCCCTGGGGAATGGACGGCCCCCCGCCATACTCGCCCGTGGACCTGGAGCACACGTTGCTG GACTCGTGTGAGAAGCCGGCGTGTTATGAGAAGACCGTGACCCTGTCCAAGGAGCCCCATGACTCTCTTGGCATGACGGTGGCAGGGGGCATGTCGTCCCGCGGCTGGGACCTCCCGGTCTACGTCACCAACGTTGATCCCAGCGGAGTGGTGGGGCAGGAAGGATCCATCCGCAAAg GTGACATCCTGCTCAACGTGAACGGAGTGGACCTCACTGGGGTGACGCGGGGCGAGGCTGTGGCCAACCTGAAGAACACCATCTCCCCTGTGGTGCTCAAGGTCCTGGAGATGAGGCACCCGGAGGAGAGCCAGCTGGAGTGCCCCTCGCCCACCTGCCTCGCGCCGTCGCCCGGCGACAGCACCAAGCAGAGCCTCGCCACGCTGCCAAACAGCGATGACTACTCCCCACTGTGGGTGTCATGGCTGCAGCTGCCCAG GCACCTGTACTGCTGCAAAGACATTGTGCTGCGCCGGAGCACCTCAGGCAGCCTGGGCTTCAGCATCGTGGGGGGGCAGGAAGAGGTCAACTGCAATCAGTCCTTCTTCATCCGCTCCATCGTGGAGGGCACACCGGCCTACAACGACGGCAGGATAAG gTGTGGGGACATTCTGCTGGAGGTGAATGGGAAGAGTACGTGGGGGAtgacacacacagccctggtgCGTCTGCTTAAGGAGCTACGAGGCAAAATCACCCTGACTATCGTGTCCTGGCCCGGCAGTCTGCTGTAG
- the lnx1 gene encoding E3 ubiquitin-protein ligase LNX isoform X3: MKALLLLVLPWLSPANYTDNVGNLHILYSELCKGASHYGLSADRKRRSQEGDCTDSTSELTIATLPGDGPASAAVALLSDEPGLVNPAFDPSMEDNSQSGSTTSLAARSSTKKSEFRNYDRTSVRCRSFRRLNRAFSVLRRTKSGTSVSNETAEERDNARNASVPQEVLALPQLHHLIPDGEVTSIKINRDPSEPLAISIVGGNETPLVRILIQDIYREGVIARDGRLLPGDMILKVNGIDISNVAHCYALATLKQPCQLLRLTVLREQHHRYRSHAHSHHGHPHDAAGGYPSRGLPPPRDDSVHVVLSKSTPEEQLGIKLVRRPDEHGVFIFHLLEGGLAARDGQLSVNDRVLAINGHDLRYGAPEHAALLIQASEERVHFVVSRQICLPTPDILQEAPWGMDGPPPYSPVDLEHTLLDSCEKPACYEKTVTLSKEPHDSLGMTVAGGMSSRGWDLPVYVTNVDPSGVVGQEGSIRKGDILLNVNGVDLTGVTRGEAVANLKNTISPVVLKVLEMRHPEESQLECPSPTCLAPSPGDSTKQSLATLPNSDDYSPLWVSWLQLPRHLYCCKDIVLRRSTSGSLGFSIVGGQEEVNCNQSFFIRSIVEGTPAYNDGRIRCGDILLEVNGKSTWGMTHTALVRLLKELRGKITLTIVSWPGSLL; this comes from the exons GTGTAAAGGGGCATCTCACTATGGCTTATCTGCCGACAGGAAGCGCCGTTCCCAGGAGGGTGATTGCACGGACAGCACGTCAGAACTCACCATTGCCACCCTGCCTGGCGATGGCCCCGCCTCCGCTGCTGTCGCTCTCCTGTCAGACGAGCCCGGCCTCGTCAACCCCGCCTTTGACCCCAGCATGGAggacaacagccaatcaggcaGTACCACCAGTTTGGCAGCTCGCAGCAGCACCAAgaagagtgagt TCCGAAACTACGACCGTACATCAGTCCGGTGCCGCTCCTTCAGGCGGTTGAACCGTGCGTTCAGTGTGCTGCGAAGGACCAAGAGTGGGACCTCAGTGTCCAATGAGACCGCAGAGGAACGAGACAATGCCAGGAACGCCAGCGTGCCCCAGGAAg TGCTGGCTCTACCCCAGCTCCACCACCTGATCCCTGATGGTGAGGTCACCAGTATTAAAATCAACCGTGATCCCTCTGAGCCCCTGGCCATCAGCATCGTGGGGGGCAACGAGACCCCCCTGGTGCGTATCCTTATCCAGGACATCTACAGGGAGGGGGTTATCGCCCGGGACGGACGACTGCTGCCCGGGGACATGATCCTCAag GTGAACGGCATAGACATCAGTAACGTGGCCCACTGCTACGCCCTGGCCACCCTCAAGCAGCCCTGCCAGCTGCTCCGGCTCACCGTCCTCCGGGAGCAGCACCACCGCTACCGCTCGCACGCCCACAGCCACCACGGGCACCCCCACGACGCTGCCGGAGGCTACccgtcccgcggcctgcccccgCCGAGGGACGACAGCGTCCACGTGGTCCTGTCCAAAAGCACCCCGGAAGAGCAGCTGGGCATCAAGCTGGTGAGGCGGCCAGACGAGCACGGCGTCTTCATCTTCCACCTGCTAGAGGGCGGGCTGGCAGCGCGCGACGGTCAGCTCAGCGTCAACGACCGCGTCCTTGCCATCAACGGGCACGACCTGCGTTACGGAGCGCCCGAACACGCCGCGTTACTGATCCAG GCAAGTGAAGAGCGGGTCCACTTCGTTGTGTCGCGTCAGATCTGCTTACCCACCCCCGACATACTGCAGGAGGCCCCCTGGGGAATGGACGGCCCCCCGCCATACTCGCCCGTGGACCTGGAGCACACGTTGCTG GACTCGTGTGAGAAGCCGGCGTGTTATGAGAAGACCGTGACCCTGTCCAAGGAGCCCCATGACTCTCTTGGCATGACGGTGGCAGGGGGCATGTCGTCCCGCGGCTGGGACCTCCCGGTCTACGTCACCAACGTTGATCCCAGCGGAGTGGTGGGGCAGGAAGGATCCATCCGCAAAg GTGACATCCTGCTCAACGTGAACGGAGTGGACCTCACTGGGGTGACGCGGGGCGAGGCTGTGGCCAACCTGAAGAACACCATCTCCCCTGTGGTGCTCAAGGTCCTGGAGATGAGGCACCCGGAGGAGAGCCAGCTGGAGTGCCCCTCGCCCACCTGCCTCGCGCCGTCGCCCGGCGACAGCACCAAGCAGAGCCTCGCCACGCTGCCAAACAGCGATGACTACTCCCCACTGTGGGTGTCATGGCTGCAGCTGCCCAG GCACCTGTACTGCTGCAAAGACATTGTGCTGCGCCGGAGCACCTCAGGCAGCCTGGGCTTCAGCATCGTGGGGGGGCAGGAAGAGGTCAACTGCAATCAGTCCTTCTTCATCCGCTCCATCGTGGAGGGCACACCGGCCTACAACGACGGCAGGATAAG gTGTGGGGACATTCTGCTGGAGGTGAATGGGAAGAGTACGTGGGGGAtgacacacacagccctggtgCGTCTGCTTAAGGAGCTACGAGGCAAAATCACCCTGACTATCGTGTCCTGGCCCGGCAGTCTGCTGTAG